CGTCGCCTCGTCCGTCGTCTCGGGGGAATCGACCTCGAGGGTCGTCGTCTGAGCGCCCTCCTCGGGCGTCTCGGGGGTCTGCTGGTTGTCAGCCATAGGAAAGTGTCGGGGCCGGCCGCCCGGGTGGGCAGGAGGCATGGCAGGCGCCGAAGGGGTTTAAGCGGTGAAAAGGCGCGTCGCGCGGTGCCTCCGCCGGCCGGGGCCGGGGCGCGCGAAGCGAAACACGAGTGCGCCGGGTGGCGCGGTCAGGGGGTCGAGGGCTCCCGGACGCGGCGGACCGCGTCGAGGACCGACTCGACCTGCTGGTCGATGGTGAGGGCCGTCGTGTCGAGCGTGACGGCGTCGGGGGCCGCCTTCAGAGGGGCGACGTCGCGACTCTCGTCGCGCCGGTCCCGCTCGGCGAGCTCGGCCCGGACCTGATCCAACGCCGCTGCGACAGCGTCGGGTCCATCGGGGCTCGCCGGTCCGACCGCGTCGTCCGCCAGGCGGCGGCGGGCGCGGGCGTCGAGGTCGGCCACGAGAAAGAACTTGACGTCGGCCCCGGGGAACACCACGGTGCCGATGTCGCGCCCCTCCACGACGACGCCTCCGTCGGGGTGCGCCGCCACGTAGTCGTGGGCGGCGCGCCGCTGGAGGGCCACCATGGCCGCACGGACCGGCGCGAGCGCCGACACGCGCGAGGCGTCCCGGGACGCCTCCGGCGTGCGGATCCGGTCGGTCACGTCGTCGCCGTCGAGGGCGACGCGGGTACCGCCCGGTCCGGGCTCGAGGCGGACGTCGAGGCCGGGGACGAGGCCAGACGCGGCCGCCTCGGTCACCGGGAGGCCCTGCTCGCGGAAGGCGAGCCCGACGGCCCGGTACATGGCACCGGTGTCGAGGTAGAGCCACCCGAGTCGCTCGGCGACGCGCCGTGCCGTCGTGCTCTTCCC
This sequence is a window from Rubrivirga marina. Protein-coding genes within it:
- the cmk gene encoding (d)CMP kinase, which produces MIVAIDGPAGSGKSTTARRVAERLGWLYLDTGAMYRAVGLAFREQGLPVTEAAASGLVPGLDVRLEPGPGGTRVALDGDDVTDRIRTPEASRDASRVSALAPVRAAMVALQRRAAHDYVAAHPDGGVVVEGRDIGTVVFPGADVKFFLVADLDARARRRLADDAVGPASPDGPDAVAAALDQVRAELAERDRRDESRDVAPLKAAPDAVTLDTTALTIDQQVESVLDAVRRVREPSTP